A single region of the Raphanus sativus cultivar WK10039 chromosome 1, ASM80110v3, whole genome shotgun sequence genome encodes:
- the LOC108839534 gene encoding nuclear transport factor 2 isoform X1, translated as MGMESHAPLADPHIVGNAFVQKYYNHLYESPAQVHRFYLEDSVLGRPGSDGEMVSVSSLKAINEQIMSFDYENTKIQILTADSQASYKSGVVTLVTGLLTVKDGGRMRFSQSFFLVPQKGSYFVLNDVFRYVSDELVVSHQEEVQEVVTQVVQTTTKDTILEPASEVAEPVTTILTQQATETLAKEPERAGHPKTQEENVVDAPKKSFAVIVQSPAKVGVKASSPAKPRPVKKPSAAPESKAPPQHSSAEAINQSAEGGSIFVANLPMDATPEQLNETFKGFGAIRKDSIQVRSYRLKGNCFGFVTFESAEAVKLVLQAHKESAIRIGNRRVSIEEKRGNNENGRSSMRNDGFSRPRGHGRNVYERRGESRNGEANNDGDGSRAYQNGLVNANRENAQARG; from the exons ATGGGAATGGAATCACATGCTCCATTGGCGGATCCACACATTGTTGGGAATGCGTTTGTTCAGAAATACTACAACCACTTGTACGAATCACCAGCACAAGTGCATAGGTTCTATCTTGAGGATAGTGTTTTAGGGCGACCTGGTTCTGATGGAGAGATGGTTTCTGTCAGCTCCTTAAAA GCTATAAATGAGCAGATCATGTCCTTTGATTACGAGAACACAAAGATTCAGATTTTGACTGCTGACTCCCAAGCTTCTTACAAGAGTGGAGTTGTTACTTTAGTCACTGGTTTACTCACCGTGAAAGATGGGGGAAGGATGAGGTTTTCTCAGTCTTTTTTCCTCGTGCCTCAGAAAGGAAGCTACTTTGTGCTCAACGATGTCTTTAGGTATGTCTCTGATGAGCTTGTTGTTAGCCACCAAGAAGAAGTCCAGGAGGTGGTTACTCAAGTAGtccaaacaacaacaaaagacaCGATCTTGG AGCCGGCAAGTGAAGTTGCAGAGCCAGTTACGACCATCCTTACTCAACAGGCAACTGAAACTTTGGCGAAGGAACCAGAAAGAGCTGGACATCCTAAAACACAAGAGGAAAACGTTGTGGATGCTCCTAAGAAATCATTTGCAGTAATT GTCCAGTCCCCGGCCAAAGTTGGTGTCAAAGCTTCTTCTCCTGCAAAGCCTAGGCCTGTTAAGAAGCCTAGCGCTGCTCCTGAATCCAAAGCTCCTCCCCAACACTCTTCTGCTGAAGCAATCAACCAATCAG CAGAGGGTGGTTCCATATTTGTTGCGAACTTGCCTATGGATGCGACACCTGAGCAACTCAATGAAACATTCAAAGGGTTTGGTGCCATTAGGAAAGATTCTATCCAAGTTAGAAGTTACAGG CTGAAGGGAAACTGTTTCGGCTTTGTGACATTCGAATCTGCTGAAGCTGTGAAACTGGTCCTCCAG GCTCACAAGGAGTCAGCCATAAGAATCGGAAACAGAAGAGTTTCTATAGAAGAGAAACGAG GCAACAACGAGAATGGTAGGTCCTCAATGAGAAACGACGGGTTTAGTAGGCCTCGGGGCCATGGAAGAAATGTATATGAGAGACGGGGAGAATCACGCAATGGTGAGGCCAATAACGATGGTGATGGCAGCAGAGCTTATCAGAACGGTTTGGTGAATGCTAACCGTGAAAATGCTCAAGCCAGAGGCTAA
- the LOC108809436 gene encoding protein root UVB sensitive 3: MGGGGEEEAENSVCASSITLEEWNGSSSTKLFRTATITASSSLSIQRSANRINHVWRRVLQAFVPEGFPDSVTTDYVGFQLWDTLQGLSTYIKMMLSTQALLSAIGVGEKSATVIGATFQWFLRDFTGMLGGILFTFYQGSNLDSNAKMWRLVADLMNDIGMLMDLLSPLFPSAFIIVVCLGSLSRSFTGVASGATRAALTQHFARQDNAADISAKEGSQETMATMMGMSLGMLLARFTSGNPIAIWLSFLSLTVFHMYANYRAVRCLVLNSLNFERSSILLAHFMQSGQVLSPERVSSMEGVLPMWATSLKSTDSNALHKRVHLGVRVSSLPRPDIVQLLNGVGASSHKNAKYLLAHSKVNVSVILHKDSVAGDVLKSYIHAIAMLSLMEKSTASCYSEGEAWMDKHYDEFLNKLRSGGWKTERLLCPSITWRANWISHTSDSKID; encoded by the exons ATGGGAGGAGGaggtgaagaagaagcagagaacTCTGTTTGTGCATCATCGATCACACTCGAAGAATGGAACGGTTCTTCTTCTACTAAGCTGTTCAGAACAGCAACCATCACTGCCTCCTCTTCCCTCTCCATCCAAAG GTCTGCTAATCGAATCAACCATGTATGGAGACGAGTTCTTCAAGCCTTTGTACCGGAG GGATTTCCTGATAGTGTAACTACGGACTATGTTGGGTTTCAATTATGGGACACGTTACAG GGGCTCTCAACGTATATAAAGATGATGCTTTCAACTCAG GCTCTTTTGAGTGCCATTGGGGTTGGTGAGAAATCTGCAACTGTTATAGGCGCTACATTTCAG TGGTTTCTGAGGGATTTTACTGGGATGCTTGGAGGCATATTGTTCACTTTTTATCAG GGTTCCAACCTGGATAGTAATGCAAAAATGTGGCGTTTAGTTGCGGACCTTATGAACGATATAG GAATGCTAATGGACCTTCTTTCTCCTCTGTTCCCATCTGCCTTTATCATTGTGGTTTGCTTAGGGAGTCTATCAAGATCATTTA CTGGTGTTGCAAGTGGAGCAACCAGAGCAGCTCTAACTCAGCACTTTGCTCGCCAAGACAATGCAGCGGATATATCTGCTAAG GAAGGAAGCCAAGAGACTATGGCAACTATGATGGGAATGTCATTGGGAATGTTGCTCGCTCGGTTTACCTCTGGAAACCCTATAGCTATTTGGTTATCGTTTCTCTCCCTCACCGTGTTTCACATGTATG CAAACTATAGAGCTGTCCGGTGCCTTGTACTGAATTCGTTGAACTTCGAGAGGAGTTCGATTCTTCTAGCACATTTCATGCAATCTGGCCAAG TTCTCTCTCCCGAACGGGTTTCCTCAATGGAGGGTGTGCTTCCCATGTGGGCCACTTCATTGAAGTCAACTGATTCAAACGCATTGCATAAGAGGGTGCACTTAGGTGTAAGAGTTTCTTCTCTCCCTCGTCCAGATAT AGTGCAACTCCTAAATGGTGTGGGAGCTTCTTCTCACAAGAATG CTAAGTACTTATTGGCACATAGCAAGGTAAATGTAAGTGTGATCTTGCACAAAGACTCAGTGGCTGGAGATGTGTTGAAGTCATATATTCACGCCATTGCTATGTTAAGCCTTATGGAAAAGAGCACAGCTTCTTGTTATTCAGAAGGAGAAGCTTGGATGGATAAACATTATGACGAGTTCCTCAACAAG CTGAGATCAGGAGGTTGGAAAACAGAGCGTCTTCTTTGCCCTTCCATTACATGGAGAGCAAATTGGATATCTCACACTTCAGATTCCAAGATCGACTGA
- the LOC108839534 gene encoding nuclear transport factor 2 isoform X3 encodes MSFDYENTKIQILTADSQASYKSGVVTLVTGLLTVKDGGRMRFSQSFFLVPQKGSYFVLNDVFRYVSDELVVSHQEEVQEVVTQVVQTTTKDTILEPASEVAEPVTTILTQQATETLAKEPERAGHPKTQEENVVDAPKKSFAVIVQSPAKVGVKASSPAKPRPVKKPSAAPESKAPPQHSSAEAINQSAEGGSIFVANLPMDATPEQLNETFKGFGAIRKDSIQVRSYRLKGNCFGFVTFESAEAVKLVLQAHKESAIRIGNRRVSIEEKRGNNENGRSSMRNDGFSRPRGHGRNVYERRGESRNGEANNDGDGSRAYQNGLVNANRENAQARG; translated from the exons ATGTCCTTTGATTACGAGAACACAAAGATTCAGATTTTGACTGCTGACTCCCAAGCTTCTTACAAGAGTGGAGTTGTTACTTTAGTCACTGGTTTACTCACCGTGAAAGATGGGGGAAGGATGAGGTTTTCTCAGTCTTTTTTCCTCGTGCCTCAGAAAGGAAGCTACTTTGTGCTCAACGATGTCTTTAGGTATGTCTCTGATGAGCTTGTTGTTAGCCACCAAGAAGAAGTCCAGGAGGTGGTTACTCAAGTAGtccaaacaacaacaaaagacaCGATCTTGG AGCCGGCAAGTGAAGTTGCAGAGCCAGTTACGACCATCCTTACTCAACAGGCAACTGAAACTTTGGCGAAGGAACCAGAAAGAGCTGGACATCCTAAAACACAAGAGGAAAACGTTGTGGATGCTCCTAAGAAATCATTTGCAGTAATT GTCCAGTCCCCGGCCAAAGTTGGTGTCAAAGCTTCTTCTCCTGCAAAGCCTAGGCCTGTTAAGAAGCCTAGCGCTGCTCCTGAATCCAAAGCTCCTCCCCAACACTCTTCTGCTGAAGCAATCAACCAATCAG CAGAGGGTGGTTCCATATTTGTTGCGAACTTGCCTATGGATGCGACACCTGAGCAACTCAATGAAACATTCAAAGGGTTTGGTGCCATTAGGAAAGATTCTATCCAAGTTAGAAGTTACAGG CTGAAGGGAAACTGTTTCGGCTTTGTGACATTCGAATCTGCTGAAGCTGTGAAACTGGTCCTCCAG GCTCACAAGGAGTCAGCCATAAGAATCGGAAACAGAAGAGTTTCTATAGAAGAGAAACGAG GCAACAACGAGAATGGTAGGTCCTCAATGAGAAACGACGGGTTTAGTAGGCCTCGGGGCCATGGAAGAAATGTATATGAGAGACGGGGAGAATCACGCAATGGTGAGGCCAATAACGATGGTGATGGCAGCAGAGCTTATCAGAACGGTTTGGTGAATGCTAACCGTGAAAATGCTCAAGCCAGAGGCTAA
- the LOC130510738 gene encoding probable inactive purple acid phosphatase 1 codes for MREQPYFVILLLLIVVVGAIQQVKCFHIEKPLSGIAIHKTTVHLNEQAHVKASPTVLGSNGQHSEHVLVEFSSLYPSDDDWIGVFSPADFMASTCPGDNKQMVSLPRLCSAPIKFQYANISNPRYKSTGIGSLKLQLINQRSDFSFALFSGGLLNPKLVAVSNKVAFENPNAPVYPRLALGKEWNEMTVTWTSGYAPDVAEPLVEGGIKGGKRKLSPASTLTFKRRDLCGAPARTVGWRDPGYIHTSFLKDLWPSSTYTYKLGHRLLSNGAFIWSKEYHFKSSPFPGQDSLQRVVIFGDMGKAEVDGSNDYNSIQRPSLNTTKQLIKDLKKTDAVFHIGDICYASGYLSQWDQFTAQIEPIASTVPYMIASGNHERDWPYSGSFYHGVDSGGECGVPAETMFYVPSRNRDKLWYSSDYGMFRFCVADTERDWREGTDQYKFIEHCFASVDRKKQPWLIFLAHRVLGYSSTYFYAKTGYFAEPFGRVHLEKLWKKYRVDIAVYGHAHNYERTCPVYQSVCTSHEETNYKSPLNGTIHVVAGGGGAHLAEFSEEKPSWSLFRDYDHGYVKLTAVDHSSLVFEYKKSSDGRVHDSFKISREYRDGSACGVDSCPATTHAT; via the exons ATGAGGGAGCAACCATATTTCGTAATCTTGCTGCTGCTGATTGTTGTTGTAGGAGCAATTCAACAAGTGAAATGTTTTCATATAGAAAAACCTTTATCAGGAATTGCTATCCATAAAACGACAGTCCATCTCAATGAACAAGCTCATGTCAAAGCCTCTCCAACTGTTCTTGGATCTAAT GGTCAACATAGTGAACATGTGTTGGTGGAATTTAGTTCTCTGTACCCATCAGATGATGACTGGATTGGAGTCTTTTCTCCTGCAGATTTCAT GGCTTCTACTTGTCCAGGAGATAACAAACAAATGGTGAGCCTACCTCGACTATGTTCAGCTCCTatcaag TTTCAATATGCAAACATTAGTAATCCAAGATACAAGAGTACTGGAATCGGTTCCTTGAAGCTTCAACTCATCAACCAGAGATCAGACTTTTCCTTCGCGCTCTTTTCTGGCGGTTTGTTGAAT CCAAAGCTTGTGGCAGTCTCAAACAAAGTAGCCTTTGAGAACCCAAACGCACCGGTTTACCCTCGCTTGGCGCTAGGCAAAGAATGGAATGAA ATGACGGTGACATGGACTAGTGGTTATGCACCCGATGTAGCGGAACCTCTAGTCGAGGGGGGCATCAAAGGAGGAAAACGTAAACTCTCACCTGCTAGTACATTGACCTTCAAGCGTAGAGACTTGTGCGGTGCTCCTGCAAGGACTGTGGGATGGCGTGATCCTGGATACATACACACATCTTTCCTCAAAGACTTGTGGCCTAGCTCCACCTATACGTACAAACTTGGGCATAGACTTCTTTCCAACGGTGCATTCATATGGAGTAAAGAATATCACTTCAAATCTTCTCCGTTTCCAGGCCAAGACTCTCTCCAACGTGTTGTAATCTTTGGAGACATGGGGAAG GCTGAGGTTGATGGCTCAAATGACTACAATAGTATCCAGCGCCCTTCTCTCAACACCACAAAGCAACTCATTAAAGATCTAAAGAAGACAGACGCAGTTTTCCACATTGGAGATATATGTTACGCAAGTGGATATCTTTCCCAGTGGGACCAATTCACAGCTCAGATTGAGCCCATTGCTTCCACTGTTCCATACATGATTgcaag TGGAAACCATGAGCGTGACTGGCCCTACTCGGGATCGTTTTACCATGGTGTAGATTCTGGAGGAGAATGTGGTGTACCAGCTGAGACAATGTTCTACGTTCCTTCTCGAAACAGAGATAAGTTATGGTACTCTAGTGACTACGGAATGTTTAGGTTCTGTGTGGCTGACACGGAGCGGGACTGGAGAGAAGGAACTGATCAATACAAGTTCATTGAGCACTGTTTCGCATCAGTCGACAGAAAAAAGCAGCCGTGGCTTATTTTCTTAGCTCACCGCGTGCTCGGTTATTCCTCCACGTATTTCTACGCCAAAACAGGCTATTTTGCTGAACCATTTGGGAGAGTTCATCTCGAAAAGCTCTGGAAGAAGTACAGAGTGGACATTGCAGTGTATGGACATGCACATAACTACGAGAGAACATGCCCCGTTTACCAG AGTGTATGCACGAGTCATGAAGAAACTAACTATAAGAGTCCATTGAATGGGACGATCCACGTAGTTGCTGGAGGTGGAGGGGCTCATCTTGCTGAATTTTCCGAGGAGAAACCGAGTTGGAGTCTGTTCAGAGATTACGACCATGGATACGTTAAACTCACAGCGGTTGATCACTCTAGTCTTGTGTTCGAGTACAAGAAGAGCAGCGACGGACGAGTCCATGattcattcaagatatcaagagAGTACAGAGACGGTTCAGCTTGTGGTGTTGATAGTTGCCCTGCAACAACACATGCTACGTAA
- the LOC108839534 gene encoding nuclear transport factor 2 isoform X2, translated as MGMESHAPLADPHIVGNAFVQKYYNHLYESPAQVHRFYLEDSVLGRPGSDGEMVSVSSLKAINEQIMSFDYENTKIQILTADSQASYKSGVVTLVTGLLTVKDGGRMRFSQSFFLVPQKGSYFVLNDVFRYVSDELVVSHQEEVQEVVTQVVQTTTKDTILEPASEVAEPVTTILTQQATETLAKEPERAGHPKTQEENVVDAPKKSFAVIVQSPAKVGVKASSPAKPRPVKKPSAAPESKAPPQHSSAEAINQSEGGSIFVANLPMDATPEQLNETFKGFGAIRKDSIQVRSYRLKGNCFGFVTFESAEAVKLVLQAHKESAIRIGNRRVSIEEKRGNNENGRSSMRNDGFSRPRGHGRNVYERRGESRNGEANNDGDGSRAYQNGLVNANRENAQARG; from the exons ATGGGAATGGAATCACATGCTCCATTGGCGGATCCACACATTGTTGGGAATGCGTTTGTTCAGAAATACTACAACCACTTGTACGAATCACCAGCACAAGTGCATAGGTTCTATCTTGAGGATAGTGTTTTAGGGCGACCTGGTTCTGATGGAGAGATGGTTTCTGTCAGCTCCTTAAAA GCTATAAATGAGCAGATCATGTCCTTTGATTACGAGAACACAAAGATTCAGATTTTGACTGCTGACTCCCAAGCTTCTTACAAGAGTGGAGTTGTTACTTTAGTCACTGGTTTACTCACCGTGAAAGATGGGGGAAGGATGAGGTTTTCTCAGTCTTTTTTCCTCGTGCCTCAGAAAGGAAGCTACTTTGTGCTCAACGATGTCTTTAGGTATGTCTCTGATGAGCTTGTTGTTAGCCACCAAGAAGAAGTCCAGGAGGTGGTTACTCAAGTAGtccaaacaacaacaaaagacaCGATCTTGG AGCCGGCAAGTGAAGTTGCAGAGCCAGTTACGACCATCCTTACTCAACAGGCAACTGAAACTTTGGCGAAGGAACCAGAAAGAGCTGGACATCCTAAAACACAAGAGGAAAACGTTGTGGATGCTCCTAAGAAATCATTTGCAGTAATT GTCCAGTCCCCGGCCAAAGTTGGTGTCAAAGCTTCTTCTCCTGCAAAGCCTAGGCCTGTTAAGAAGCCTAGCGCTGCTCCTGAATCCAAAGCTCCTCCCCAACACTCTTCTGCTGAAGCAATCAACCAATCAG AGGGTGGTTCCATATTTGTTGCGAACTTGCCTATGGATGCGACACCTGAGCAACTCAATGAAACATTCAAAGGGTTTGGTGCCATTAGGAAAGATTCTATCCAAGTTAGAAGTTACAGG CTGAAGGGAAACTGTTTCGGCTTTGTGACATTCGAATCTGCTGAAGCTGTGAAACTGGTCCTCCAG GCTCACAAGGAGTCAGCCATAAGAATCGGAAACAGAAGAGTTTCTATAGAAGAGAAACGAG GCAACAACGAGAATGGTAGGTCCTCAATGAGAAACGACGGGTTTAGTAGGCCTCGGGGCCATGGAAGAAATGTATATGAGAGACGGGGAGAATCACGCAATGGTGAGGCCAATAACGATGGTGATGGCAGCAGAGCTTATCAGAACGGTTTGGTGAATGCTAACCGTGAAAATGCTCAAGCCAGAGGCTAA
- the LOC108809414 gene encoding F-box/FBD/LRR-repeat protein At1g13780, whose protein sequence is MPWRDRISELPECLITKILSYLPTKHSVKTSVLSTRWKNLWLTVPSLLLNCHDFPYRQDEVILSFLDRLLEFDPDSRLLKVKVECGGSEDIDGLRDRISTVIQRGPQHLDVESFTEYRDDDDDNFLYPFIDYIPLSLYTSRTLVSLTLTYSGLQDPGLVYMPCLKSMTLVKVHFLHAADLEKLVSGCPALEDLTLIRNMNPIYADEKVMRVRSRSLKRFRVPFSHGKRCRSSVKYTLEIDAPVLERMTLGEDHYDIIMVKNLTSLFTVDLGIKFVVEFGVFFYPGDLPKRNEIRYFLSGISSVKHMIISDKTVKAFELYSNVGMIPKFNNLSRLEAVFPFKLLQFLPAFLECCPNLKHLILEVYYSREMEDAFELTDVPQCFLSTLECVQLKRIHEWEEEEMKVATYFLENAAVLKKLTLSLTNYPRYVSDEEIFEEVNKVTKRSPACHILPDWGLCE, encoded by the exons ATGCCTTGGCGCGATAGGATCAGCGAGTTACCTGAATGTTTGATAACTAAAATACTCTCCTACCTTCCCACTAAACACTCTGTGAAGACTAGCGTCTTATCAACAAGATGGAAGAATCTGTGGCTAACTGTTCCATCTCTCCTCTTAAACTGCCACGACTTCCCTTACAGACAAGACGAAGTGATCCTCAGCTTCCTTGACAGACTCCTCGAGTTCGACCCCGACTCACGCCTTCTAAAAGTTAAGGTGGAGTGCGGCGGCAGCGAGGATATAGACGGGCTCAGGGATCGGATCAGCACAGTGATTCAACGCGGACCTCAGCATCTTGACGTTGAGAGCTTTACTGAGTACAGAGATGACGACGACGACAATTTTCTATATCCTTTCATCGACTACATACCTCTGAGTCTCTACACGAGCAGGACGTTGGTCTCCTTGACGCTCACGTATTCGGGTCTCCAGGATCCTGGTCTTGTCTACATGCCTTGTCTCAAGTCCATGACACTCGTAAAAGTTCACTTTCTTCACGCTGCGGATCTGGAGAAGCTTGTGTCGGGGTGTCCTGCTCTCGAAGACCTGACCTTGATAAGGAACATGAATCCTATTTATGCGGATGAGAAAGTTATGCGTGTGAGGTCGAGGAGCTTGAAGAGGTTTCGTGTTCCCTTCAGTCACGGAAAGCGTTGCAGGTCGTCTGTGAAATACACACTTGAGATTGATGCTCCGGTGCTAGAGCGTATGACTCTCGGAGAAGATCATTATGATATCATCATGGTGAAGAACCTGACTTCTTTGTTTACGGTTGACCTTGGTATCAAGTTCGTTGTCGAGTTTGGCGTGTTCTTTTATCCGGGGGACTTACCAAAGAGGAATGAGATCCGTTACTTTCTCTCTGGGATATCGAGTGTAAAACACATGATCATCTCTGACAAAACAGTCAAGGCCTTTGAGCTTTACTCTAACGTAGGGATGATTCCCAAATTCAACAACTTATCACGTTTAGAAGCCGTGTTCCCCTTCAAGTTATTACAGTTTCTGCCAGCCTTTCTTGAGTGTTGCCCCAATCTGAAACATCTAATCTTG GAGGTTTATTATTCAAGGGAGATGGAGGATGCATTTGAACTCACAGATGTGCCTCAGTGCTTCTTATCGACTCTGGAGTGTGTTCAGCTTAAGAGAATCCACGAGTGGGAGGAAGAGGAGATGAAAGTAGCCACCTACTTTCTTGAGAACGCTGCGGTCCTGAAGAAACTAACTCTGAGTCTCACCAACTATCCTCGTTATGTATCGGATGAAGAAATCTTCGAGGAGGTTAATAAAGTTACAAAACGTTCTCCAGCATGCCATATTCTTCCTGATTGGGGGTTATGTGAATGA
- the LOC108841823 gene encoding ninja-family protein AFP2 — MGEEGTWNNRDMMTLTTNLSLDINKHPTDLSETSYCEEEASVELNLGLSLGGRFGVDKTPRKLKRSSSVLGTVPFAAEPENYAVGLARTTSLPAEVEEEWRKRKEMQSARRVDAKKRRCEKQSFGGGDDQTSSFESEGWVNASKSGFLQRHLVSCVESDGARGGSSSSLSELDNKNHHQQGSSNSCGAETSPKIMTRCSSNNSESHQGTEKPRADDKVNEKVEDDRKGKGTGTTSTGLFDMPCVFTKGDGPNGRRVDGILYKYGKVGEEVRIMCICHGSFLTPAEFVKHGGGGDVDRPLRHIVVNTSPSTF; from the exons ATGGGGGAAGAAGGGACATGGAACAACAGAGACATGATGACGTTAACGACAAATCTTTCTCTGGACATAAATAAACACCCGACAGATCTGTCTGAAACATCGTACTGCGAAGAGGAGGCATCGGTTGAGCTGAACCTCGGTCTGTCTCTGGGAGGACGGTTCGGAGTAGACAAGACTCCGAGGAAGCTTAAACGGTCTTCGTCCGTTTTGGGCACTGTGCCGTTTGCAGCCGAGCCGGAGAACTACGCGGTGGGTTTAGCGAGAACGACGTCGTTGCCGGCTGAGGTGGAAGAGGAGTGGAGGAAAAGGAAAGAGATGCAGTCTGCGAGGAGAGTGGATGCTAAGAAGAGGAGATGCGAGAAACAGAGTTTCGGAGGTGGGGATGATCAAACGTCGTCGTTTGAGTCTGAGGGATGGGTTAATGCGAGTAAAAGTGGGTTTCTTCAGAGGCATTTGGTTTCTTGCGTTGAGTCCGATGGCGCAAGAGGAGGTAGCTCTTCTAGCTTGTCGGAGCTGGACAACAAGAATCATCATCAGCAAG GTTCGTCAAACAGTTGTGGAGCGGAGACGAGTCCAAAGATCATGACAAGATGTTCATCTAATAACAGCGAAAGCCACCAGGGAACAGAGAAACCTAGAGCCGACGACAAGGTGAACGAGAAAGTAGAAGATGATAGGAAAGGCAAAGGGACGGGTACTACGTCTACAGGTTTGTTCGACATGCCGTGCGTGTTCACCAAAGGAGACGGCCCAAACGGAAGACGTGTTGACGGGATTCTATACAAGTACGGGAAAGTAGGAGAGGAAGTTAGGATCATGTGCATTTGCCATGGCAGTTTCTTGACACCAGCAGAGTTTGTTAAacacggtggtggtggtgatgtcGATCGTCCCCTTCGGCATATCGTTGTCAACACATCTCCTTCGACGTTTTGA